From the Populus nigra chromosome 13, ddPopNigr1.1, whole genome shotgun sequence genome, the window taaaattgaaagaaaaaattaaaaagcatttaatggaaagaaaaaagtaaaagataaaattaaaaaaaatatataacaaccAACTCAAAACTTAACCaattaaaggataaaacaaaaaaaaaagctaaaataaagaatacatagaaagagaaaagaaaaaacactactTGGAAGCCCAGTTTATTTAGTGTAGTAGTTGATAATATGCAtcaaaaagaaaggagaaatcTCAATTTAGTCCCAAACATACAACTCCATTATCAATTAAGTcccaaactttttaattttatcaatcttGTTTCAAACACGGTCGATGATTAACAAATTTCGTGTAATTTGCACATAGTTTTCTCAAGAGTAGCAAGTGCATTCTGAACTAGAAGGAAAGAAACCAAAACCATTTACATTTTACAATCCTTTTCACAGATAAACTAACAAACCAATCCTTATACAAGTTCGGATAATAAGATACAAAAGAAACTAAGTTGCCAATCGACAAACTCTCACTTGTAttatcttctctttctttgcGACGGAAACCAACTCAGTCCACAAAACAAACTCCCCCTCTAACAAAACTTTCTGGATCAAGAAGCCATTGGATTCTTGGGGAATCATGGCTTATTCAGAAATACGTTAGCTTTGAAACGATTTACATATATGCTTGTCGATCCCAAGGACGCTTAGTAAAGTTGTACATTAATATCCAAACGAATTAGTTTCTGAAAGCTGTCACAACTGTCGAAGAGGGAATGCTTTCATGGAGGTTGCGGAATCAGTAGAGAAACACAAACCTAGCTAGGAGGGAAACAAGTTAAAGCACAAACCAATTTACATGGTGCAGTGACAGCTGGTAAAAAAGTTATAATCATGGTGGTGGACATTTAGCTGCTTCAACCAGGAACCAGCAGCACTTTCAAGATAGATCATTCTTTCATCATCAGATGTCTCTGGGTTTATCCAAAGACCCCCTTGCATTTTGTACGTGGCCAGACCAAACGGGGGAAGGGAAATATCACCATTTCCTTCTCCCTTTTGCTCACTTCCTGCTCCATTTGCTTCAATGTCATCATCCCCATTGACACAATCTGCAGAATCGAAGGCCAACAAAGGTGAAGAAACTTAAAAGCATTAGGTGACAACAATTGACTCTAAACTAGATAGATGTATAGCAAAGAGTGGATTGATCTGCAAGGCCATGGAACAAATCAAGCCAAAAGTTCCTACATTGGATGGCATGGAAACAAACATCAATGAGCAAAACAAGAACTACAGCCATGAAAAGTCTACAACCCAATCAACTCCTGATTTTCATTCGTAGGAGCTGTATAATACCTATTTACATCAATATTCAGAAAGGCATTATCAAATGCACTGCTTTCAGTCTACATTGTAAAGCATCGGACGTTATAAAACACAAGGATGGCAGTGCAAGAAGTTGAAACTGTGCTACCCCCAGGAAAGTTCATATCAGCAATTCCATGTCATTTTGGATAACTATGTTAAAAAATGATACTGAAAGAATTAGGACAAAGATGCTTCGTTCTTTGAAAATCGAGAAAGCCAGACAAAAATGTGGAAATAAATTAACGGTGCAGGATTAAGATACCTTGGAATGATGATGACAGTGTATGATAAGTCAAGAAGCACGTTGACAAGTCCTTATCATTTCCCTGAGATGGAATATGATATATGGGGTACCTAATCAACAATCAAGACCATACAATTACTACAACCTTTTTATGGAAAGGAAAAAAGCTGGACTTACAAATGCAAGAACTAATAACTTTTACCAAGCAACTGCCATCCAACTTGCTGGAGAAAGATCCACATTCTTAAGTGTCATTAATCCCGGATTATTCCTGGATAATTCAGTtacctgaaaataaataataaatcagcATGGCATGTACCTAGGTAGAAATAAAGACAAAAGCATATCATTTTCTAGGGATTTATAGGGCCGTTACTGCTAAATCGAAATCAATaactggaataaaaaaataaccttttccATAAGTGGAACCCTCCAGTAAGGAGAAGATATCTCGAAGTACTGAAAGTACAGATAGCCAAGTTTATCCCTCATTGACAAACAACCCTCATGGTCATAGCTGGAATCCTCGGAAATGGTATCCCATGTCTTGCTGGAATTGTTGCTTGGAGACCTGGACAGTTTATCACTCATGCTGTCATCGCTCCAAGAATCACTTTCAAGTTCGACAACATCATTATACTCTCTTGAGTTCCTACAAGAAGAAAAGCACGGTAGCTCAACCTAACTGCCGCAAATCATCAGAGATAAAGGAACTGCTATCAGCTAAAGTTTTGGtagataaaagataaatagaaaaaaggttACAAAACCTGGAAGCCACCACTGACTTATGGCTGTAAATCTGAATGGCTGATAGGTAAGGAACATAATATTGCCTAATGGTCTCACCGCTGCTCAATACTACTTGGGTGCCAGCACCATACGCACTCCATTCATCATAGCAATCCCATAAATCTCCCAAAGTGAAATATTCAACCATATCCCTGGTACCAGGTTGTTGCCATAAGCTATTTAGATCATGAATGCAGCTCTGCAGAGTATTCAAGAAAGCAAATTTTCAAGATCACCAGCGGTAAATGTTACAAGAGCATGTACAAGGCTAACGCACCAAGGAGAGATTTTGTTCCTTTTAGAATTAAGATTACGTGGCTGTTTTTCCTATCTttggaaaaatgaaaataatcttataggtttctctattttatttccTGTGCTTTTGCATGCTTCTACGCAATTATTGAACATATTAGTTAAGAATAACCTCatgcaaactaaaataaattataaaatttaatttttaattaattaaatattaaaaaaattttaaaaaaatcaattaaaaaaaacctcgaGTCAAccaagttaacttgttaaacttgtAATCTGAATTATAAGACtgtaataatctcataaaaagtaaattaaaataattataaagtcCAATCTTCAATAAACCtattgttaaaggataaaattaaaatttaaaaattaattaaaaataacacaaaaataactCGAATCAACTTATTAAACTCATGACTCAGGTCATGAGATAGTATAATCttatgaaaagtaaattaaaaaaaatcacaaaatctaATTCCTCaataactcaatgttgaaggatagaattaaaaaaaattaatttgaaaataaaaaaaactcgagtcaatcaacataacatgttaaatttatgatttaaattatgAGATTATAATctcgtaaaaataaattaaataatatatgaaactTCATTgaatttagtattaaaaataaaataaaaaataaaagctaaaaaatgaaTAGTAATTTATGAGAAGGAATAAAGTAAAACACCACCTCGttatcttttaggttttttttttttttatgggttgcAAAAGAAACTGCAAATTGAGCGCGAAGCAGCACACAACTAGTCCATTTAATTCATGTCCATTAAGGGAATTAATTAACTCAGCAAAGATCTTGGAGTTAAATTAAACAACTACACAAGAAAGACCATACATGTATGTGTATGCGGCGGGCGCAATATGTTCGGATCTGgtaaatgatataaaaagatTCCTAATCACACTGCCAAGTACCAATCCATCCATCATCCAGGGCAGGGGCCCAGGGACCATGACATTTTggcttaaattataaaaaataaaaaataaaaaaaggaagaagaactgGCACTTAGTCACTGACATCAACATCAAAAAGgactaaaattcaaaaattcattacTAGAGATTACAGCATTTATCTGTTTGGACTCTTCCAGAGCGTGTTAGGTTGTATTTATTTTGGTGGTTCCATCCGGtctttatattgattttttaaaaatatttttttataattttaatgtattaagttaaaaaaaaattaaaaaaatattttcctaataaattttttatttaaaaatatttttgcaaagaGGTAACCCCTCTAATAGAGGCAGCAACGGGAAACACATGGCAAATTACTCATGCGgctgtaaaaaagaaaagatagaaaaaggaaagaaagagacaaTCATCACATTATCCCATCTTTATAATGTGTGCGTGTCTTTTAACTAGAGGAAGAGGATATTCGCGGCATCCGCCAAGTATTCTGCTGGAACTGGATGAGGCCATTTTGAAAACGGGCCATGCCCGGTTACATCACGACAAATCATATCAATCTACTTAGGCCCACACGGTACAAGAACAGGAGccattgatattaatacatGACCAATCTCATCAGTCATTTTTTGTACCTAAaagtaaaaaagagaaaagaaaaaggagaggtCATCGACATCTCCCAAAGTGAAGACTGAACAGTTGAGATCAAATTTAGCAGcagcatttctttttctttttttttccctcttcaaTTTATAGTTTCCTTGACGAtgacacaaacaaaacaaaaaagccaaaagagccaaaaaaaaataatctaattaaataGAGTATATTATATATGTATGGACAAATTAAGAAAACGACGATTATATTTAAGAGCTAAATggtaaattgttaaaatagtggattatgaatttacaatcaaataattcttcCAATCCTAGTGTTtcaataaatagaagaaaaagaagatctaattaaaagagagagaagaagggaATTAAAGGGCACATTAATAATTATACAGCAAGGACTAGGTACCTGAGGAAGGAATTTAGAAGGCGGAGTTGGAGTTGCACATTGAAGAAAGCGTTCAAGATTGGAGTGGTGCTGCTGCTGGGTTGTTGAAGGCATCAACACAGACCACGATGACCTTTCTTTACCACTCATGCCCACCATGATGATACTAATTCACTGCTCGCCAAGTACTCTTCTCGAGTTGAAGTTTGCTGGGCAgcgagatatatatatatatatatatatatatatagagagagagagagagagagagagagagagatagagagagaagcAGGCTGCAGGTCAAGCTAGCTATTTTGACGATTTCTTCGCTATTATTTTAAACCCCCCACCCCAACCCcaccccacacacacacaaataaatACACGTGATCTTAAAGAAGGGAGCAAAATATCAAACCCcaaattttgtttcatttcttgCACAGAAAGAGAGCTCTCCTAGCTAGAGAAATAAATTGATATCAAGACATATAAACACAGATAACAGCAAGAAAAAATGCAGAAGAAAACGAAGGATTGGCGAGCAAATCCAAGTTAAACTGACAGACAAACCAACGCCTTAATTAACTCTCTAATTTGCTTAATTTTCGTTGCAGCTTTGGCTGCTAGTACGTATTAGGTGATTAAGGAGAAGGGGAGGGGAgtttaagaaattaaagagTAGTGATGAGAGTAGAGTATTCTGAAGAGAAAAACGCAATGCtgctttaattaataaaattcagtTCAACTGAGATcagatgttaattaattaattaattaacagtaCTCCTCTCTCTATGTATACACACACACGCTACTAGAACTAATGTACACAATtacacaattttatattttgaaggtaatgattgatttttaaattattttttatttgataataaattaaaataatattattttattttttaaaaattatttttaataatagtatatcaaaataatataaaaatatttataaaattaaagtaaagtaaaaaaataatttttaaaaatgtttttgaaaattacttttaaaaacaataaaaaatttctaaaaataattgtgCATATCATGATTGGCTTCTCTCTCATgtctatttaatattttttattagatatcgttattttgaataataaaaaatagaaaaattatatttttcaatcatgacatatataaaattgtgttatttcattaaaaaaaatttaaatatactaaaaataaaaaaataaccaattgtggaattgatgtgcaatggaacttttaaagataaagatCTTGATGAAGCAATGAAGTACCTAGACTCGTTAGctaaaaatgctcaaaattgagACATTATAAGTACTTATGAGGCACtgggtaaaactcaacctcatacatctagtagAGGTATGTACAATCTTAGaaaagatcatgacctccaagccaaattttacatctttagctagaaaagttgaggcacttgaatttaaaatgagtggtcaattaaaatctattcaaaacattgtgtgtcaaaactgtgaaaccaatgaacactcaaccaatgactgtccaactttttcttctttcaaggaatgcctCATGAACAAacccatgctttaaacagttttcaaaggcccaatcataacctaCACTTGCAAACTTACAACCGTGGTTGGAAAAATCATCCAAACTTCAGTTGAAAAAGTGGTaataataatgcacaaacttcacatccaccatttcaagcacaccgtaattttcaaaattctcatggatatacACCTTCTTATGCTCCCCTTCCTAAAAGAAATGTTGAAGAAACATTGCAATATCAAATTTTCAatagttttttgatattttcagataattttgatatgctgatatcaaaaataatttttaaaaataaaaaatattttgatgaagataatgattttgtttatttttgtgttttaaaagtattttaaaattttttaatttttaattttttttaaattaatattttttggtgtttttagatcattttaatatattgatgtcaaaaataatttaaaaaattaaaaacttattttaatatcatttcaaataaaaaatacttttaaaaataactacaatCTCATATCTAAGTATTCCAATATAGCGGAAAACGTTTGTCACTACAATGAATTTACAAGgcttcaaaaagaaattttgttttgctctTTTGAATTGAAGAAAACATTCTACGAGTTAGCATAATTATTCATGATTCATGttgaatattttcaattattttgaatatcttCGTTCATCGTTTGTTGTTTTGCGTAATAAAAATTGTGTccactttcattttttttatagtcttaAATGTGTTGCTTGCAATtattatcaaatcaataatatttaagttatatatttttttgagttatggatttttattattattattttggtctCTTATTTGAGTTATGGATagcaattttcatttcatatgtTACATGTTAAATTTTGTACttatctttttgtttaaattaaaaaattaaaaaatattttccaaatcATTTTTTACCACACTATCTAGCAACTACTAGAtacatgacccgcgcgatgccgcgggtcatttttttatataaaaaatatttttaaaaaataaaaatttaaaaatcttgagtTTTTCTGCAAAGCTATGCCAAAAAATCTTGGGTTTGACTGCAACGCCTGATCtaagaataatattaataaaattaataataaaattaaatttgcatgacctaagtttaagtgagtctggctgCAACACTGGACTCAAGAATATTGTATGTGGGTTTGACTATAAGATCAtgtcataaaaatgtgataattaaatagattaattaaaaaaaaaagaaaaaaatcaacaggaagaaaaaaactaatgaagaaaaagaaaaaaaatttaattaattgggttaaccctttaaaccaggCTGTAGCAAtctagtgttttaaagaaaaaaattaaaaaactaaattctcaatcagcttaatagtaaaaaaaaaatcaacaaaaataattatgaaaaaaaaatataaagaagaaagacaattttggaaaaaaatgaaaaaaatgaaaaaaaaaaaacatgaggaaagctaaagctaaagctaaattcaaattctcaaccaactcaatattgaaaaaataaattcgacaaagataatttaaaaaaaaatatgtgggggAAACATTGCAGCCTAACAAAAACCATGTAAaggaaacactgtagtaatctatagtgtttttttttaaaaaaagctacaaagctaagtttttaactagctcaatataaaaaaaaaaccgacaaagactattttttttaaaaaaaaagaagtcaattttgggtaaaagaaatgaaaaaaaacatgtaaaaaaaggaacaaaaacgaaaaaaaaaacacgtggggaaagctatagtgttttaaagaaaaaaacaaaaaaactaaattttcaaccagctaaatagtaaaaaaataaaatcaataaaaataattctgaaaaaataaaaaaaatatatgtaaaaaattacaattttgaaaaaaaatacatgtggGGAAAGCTAAAGTTAGATTCTCAGccagctcaatattgaaaaaataaattcgataaagataatttttttaaaaaaaatatgtggggaaacactgcaacaaaacaaaaactatgtagggaaaacactatagcaatttatattgtttttttttaaaaaaactacaaagttaaattctcaaccaacttaatataaaaaaataaaatctacaaaaaccatttaaaaaaaaacagaataaagaaatcataaaaaaaataatgtatgagaatattatagcaatctacaatgttttaaagaaaaaataatatagttaaattttaaaccagcacaatatttaaaatttttttgaaaaaaacaactttttttttaaaaaaaataagaagtcaattttgggtaaaaaaagagaaaaaaaacatgtaaaaaaaaacaaaaacaaaaagaaaatgctataaaaaaaaactacaatgaAAAATCTAAGCGTTTTagagtttttattaatataatatttaaatggtGGACCCGAGGGACTTTTATAATAACTCTACAACTTTTTTAACAAGcaaaatactttaattttttccatgtcATCTAcggtttctttttcctttctttatttcttttccatgTCGGCCATGCATTAACGAACATACAAAATCTCATTTGATTATCACAATTTTTATAATCCACCTATTAATTtcttaagaataaattttaacacGTTCgattataaaaattttcaaagcatAAACGATCAATATGttattaatacattttttacAAAGAGATTTAttcctaattataattttgttagggTGCCATTAAATTTAAGTTTTGCAATTAGCCTCCTATATAATAATGCCACagcaacatcattttttttaaagaatcatttaaattttttttactctctaagctataaattaatatcattaacaAGGATATTATTCCTGAATATTGCTTCCAATTATCCCCATTTATTAACAATTAactttgacattgaaaattaatataaaaaaaaactaaaataaaatgttgcttTAATGTTAATGTTTCCTAAGACTCATTTGCACTATGAATATGTAACTGTGTTAACTAcaatatttctatatttttttgccCACCTCATTTTATTCTTGATCCTTTTATCATTTGGGTGAAGTtcaaggatttctgtttttactatttatttatttaaattatcatgtCCAAGCTATTAGtgtacttaatttatttatcctaTGTGTTTGGTCAATATTGATCctattttttagttgtttttcaagctatcatcatctttttttttgtttggattagAGGAAACCCATTTCTTGAAAAGCGTATTTTATGGGTTCAGGTAAACGAGTAAAATCCCGACTGTCCcagagttttataaaaaatacacatttAAATTATCATGTCCAAGCCATTAGcgtacttaatttatttatcttgtgtTTGGTCAATATTGGTcctattttttagttatttttcaagccatcatcatcttttttttttagattagagGAAACCTCATTTctcaaaaaacatattttgtgGGTTAAGATGAACGAGTAAAACCTCGGCTGTCCTAGGCTTTTATAAGAAATGCACATTTAAATTATCATGTCCAAGCCATTAGcgtacttaatttatttatcccGTGTTTGGTCAATATTGGTcctattttttagttatttttcaagccatcatcatttttttttggattagagGAAACCCCATTTCTCGAAAAGCATATTTTATGGGTTCAAGTGAACGAGTAAAACCTCGGCTGTTCCAGGCTTTTATAAAAAGTGCACATTTAAATTATCATGTCCAAGCCATTAGcgtacttaatttatttatcatgtGTTTGGTCAATATTGGTcctattttttagtatttttcaagccatcatcatctttttttttttagattagagTAAACCTCATTTCTCAAAAAGCATATTTTGTGGGTTCAGGTAAACAAGTAAAACCCCAGCTGTCCCAGGCTTTTATAAAAAGTGCACATTTAAATTATCATGTCCAAGCCATTAGcgtacttaatttatttatcctgTGTTTGGTCACTATTGGTcctattttttagttatttttcaagccatcatcatcttttttttttggattagagGAAACCCCATTTctcaaaaaacatattttatggGTTCAAGTAAACGAGTAAAATCCCGACTATCCCAGACTTTTATAAGAAATACACATTTAAATTATCATGTCCAAGCCATTAGcgtacttaatttatttatcctgTGTTTGGTCAATATTGGTcctattttttagttatttttcaagccatcatcatcttttttttttattagaggaAACCTCATTTCTCGAAAAGCTTATTTTGTGGGTTCAGGTAAACGAGTAAAATCCCGGTTGTCCCAGGCTTTTATAAAAAGTGCACATTTAAATTATCATGTCCAAGCCATTAGcgtacttaatttatttatcctgTGTTTGGTCAATATTGGTcctattttttagttatttttcaagccatcatcatctttttttttggattagagGAAACCCTATTTCTCGAAAAGCATATTTTACGGGTTCAGGTGAAcgagtaaaaccccggctgtcccaggctTTTATAAGAAATGCATGCCCTGACTcaaactcgagacctgctgtgcataTCTCAAGTCTTTTACCATTACACTACGTCCCTtggtgttagagaataatataaatcatatcctgagacctcacctaactgCTTAatcttttgggttgagatgattctttgacatggtatcagagctttgatgaccaagcggtcacgagttcgaatctcactatccccatttatttgataaaaattaagcacaaggtaaagtgagcctgtgcaagtttcaagccaaagggctttcacttaagggggtgtgttagagaataatataaattatatcctgggacctcacctaacagcttaagcttttaggttgagataaTTCTTTAACACTTGGGAACAAGCCATCATCATCGCTAATGTATTGTTCCCACATTATCTTGCCTTGGTGGGATGGGTTGTTTTGATAGAGTTTTTCTGTGTGGTTAGTTTGAGTCATCAATTTTAATCAGCTTTTGTATTGCATTACCAGTTTTCACCTTTAATTTGTTGCCTAAGTTTCATGAATATTGatgtgtgcttttttttttttgtaattttataagatTGACGAAATCATAATCTCTAAAATCCAACTCTATCCTGTCAAGTGTGCATCTTATCATTTTAACCCAATTTATCATCAAAGAACCGACAATTTCTCCTATTTGTTATTCACGtgctctttctttccttctttccccTCTATCCATCACTCATTTttgcacataaaaaatatcattttcaaattaatttttttaaaaaagatgaatcTTAGGTGATTTTAGGATATTCATCAACCTTACCATCCAAATATATCTTGAGTTAACCATCTAGGTGATGGCCCAGTGGTAAAAGTttgggatcaagaggtttgctccctctatgatctcaggttcgagccctgtggttgctcatatgatgaccactggaggcttacatggtcgttaacttcagggcccgtaggattagtcgaggtgcgcgcaagctggcccggacacccacgttaaactaaaaaaaaaatatatcttgagttttttttccatcaatttcTGGAATTTGAGTTTCTTTTAAAAGATCTTTTATTGTTGGCTTTATAATTACTTCAAAACACTAATCATCCCTACCTATTTTGAAGTGTCAAAATGTCAatgtaatattttaaataatataaatatggctctgtttactatatatattcaaatgaaaaaaagtcaTTTGAAGAGTTAATTGTGTTGAACATGAAGAAAgaaatgcttttcttttttttcaaagagtttaaagttattttttttaatatgaccgtatttaattgattta encodes:
- the LOC133670947 gene encoding uncharacterized protein LOC133670947 yields the protein MVGMSGKERSSWSVLMPSTTQQQHHSNLERFLQCATPTPPSKFLPQSCIHDLNSLWQQPGTRDMVEYFTLGDLWDCYDEWSAYGAGTQVVLSSGETIRQYYVPYLSAIQIYSHKSVVASRNSREYNDVVELESDSWSDDSMSDKLSRSPSNNSSKTWDTISEDSSYDHEGCLSMRDKLGYLYFQYFEISSPYWRVPLMEKVTELSRNNPGLMTLKNVDLSPASWMAVAWYPIYHIPSQGNDKDLSTCFLTYHTLSSSFQDCVNGDDDIEANGAGSEQKGEGNGDISLPPFGLATYKMQGGLWINPETSDDERMIYLESAAGSWLKQLNVHHHDYNFFTSCHCTM